One part of the Paenibacillus silvisoli genome encodes these proteins:
- a CDS encoding ADP-ribosylglycohydrolase family protein, producing the protein MSEQASLFDKFYGCIAGVHIGSAMGAPVEGWDFDRIDAKYGILEELLSYEHFHNGWVREAGTTEDGVERQKLMISAIMAKQDRVTAEDVRKMWISKIKPESAGMISEPFEAVLLAMAKSGIPARDIGKYCDYAGLNSFSRSCHPIGLINAGDIAGAIDDVNDVGQLYQTTNGRGLKWATVTAVAIASGTKPGATVDSVLGAIYDHCDPDIVVEELDRELKRTAHIQDYRELRSTLYDAYNIRGIPYEVSYANEVVTKAVCIFRWAKGNVKDAMVAAVNMGRDTDCVTAVAAGISGALTGIATIPESWVKQTDYATTLHVVTNSQRTIKEHAEGLYQAYRSRLQRLKAYSELMGTV; encoded by the coding sequence ATGAGCGAGCAAGCGTCTTTATTTGATAAATTTTACGGATGCATTGCCGGCGTTCATATCGGTTCCGCAATGGGCGCACCGGTGGAGGGCTGGGATTTCGATCGGATTGACGCGAAGTACGGCATTTTGGAGGAATTGCTGTCCTACGAGCATTTCCACAACGGCTGGGTCCGTGAGGCCGGGACGACCGAAGACGGCGTCGAGCGGCAGAAGCTGATGATCTCCGCCATTATGGCGAAGCAGGATCGCGTCACGGCGGAGGATGTCCGAAAGATGTGGATTTCCAAAATCAAGCCGGAATCGGCCGGCATGATTTCCGAGCCGTTCGAAGCTGTGCTGCTGGCAATGGCCAAAAGCGGCATTCCTGCGCGCGATATCGGCAAGTACTGCGATTATGCGGGTCTGAACAGCTTCTCGCGTTCGTGCCATCCGATCGGCCTTATCAACGCAGGCGACATTGCTGGCGCGATTGACGACGTCAACGACGTCGGCCAGCTCTACCAGACGACGAACGGGCGCGGATTGAAATGGGCGACGGTAACCGCCGTTGCGATAGCCTCCGGCACGAAGCCGGGAGCAACGGTCGACAGCGTGCTAGGCGCGATCTATGATCATTGCGATCCGGACATCGTAGTCGAGGAACTGGATCGGGAGCTGAAGCGGACGGCACATATTCAAGATTACCGTGAATTGAGAAGCACGCTATATGACGCGTACAATATTCGCGGCATTCCTTATGAAGTGAGCTATGCGAACGAAGTGGTGACGAAGGCTGTATGCATTTTCAGATGGGCCAAAGGAAACGTCAAAGACGCGATGGTCGCGGCGGTCAATATGGGACGCGATACGGATTGCGTAACCGCGGTTGCGGCGGGCATTTCAGGCGCGCTAACCGGCATTGCGACCATCCCCGAATCTTGGGTCAAACAGACCGATTACGCGACGACGCTGCATGTCGTTACGAATTCGCAGCGCACGATCAAGGAGCATGCGGAAGGGCTGTATCAGGCATATCGCTCCAGACTGCAACGGCTGAAAGCATATTCCGAGCTGATGGGTACGGTGTAG
- a CDS encoding carbon-nitrogen hydrolase family protein: MPNHASLIPSFSDQQWYSWSPRPELSPVFSRECINDESVLRAASNGSYNSFGYWKCAVTEIVGGAAYTFSFDYFTEQIHHEEMSVVAILTWQSETGVLTRDYIGERTELEAGWKQLKRTVDAPADALSVIVELGIRWTKEGAVKWRNPSVVQSRSIQHRKVKLATTYLQRHDDLTANLNAMLDVIDRAGKQQADIICLSEVYYDRGVSLPFDQIETVPGTLTDLIADKARANEAYVILCMKERERELLYVTAVLFDRQGNIAGKYRKVHIPLCEAEEGFSAGTEYPVFETDFGKIGILICFDLMFPEATRILVKAGAEMIFSPTLGDAQIRARARAADHGVHVIISGANEPQSSLIIDPLGEIIAEASDSSEGLCLADIDLDQRHYVYWLDVGPANGEPLYVYANQQRTDTYRIS; this comes from the coding sequence ATGCCAAACCATGCATCACTCATCCCATCCTTCAGCGATCAGCAGTGGTATAGCTGGTCCCCTCGTCCGGAGTTGTCGCCGGTGTTCAGCCGAGAATGCATAAACGACGAATCTGTCCTTCGCGCGGCTTCCAATGGCAGCTACAACAGCTTCGGCTATTGGAAATGCGCGGTAACTGAAATCGTCGGAGGCGCAGCATATACCTTTAGCTTCGATTATTTCACGGAGCAGATTCATCATGAGGAAATGAGCGTTGTTGCCATCCTGACCTGGCAATCTGAGACCGGTGTGCTTACGAGAGACTATATAGGCGAACGTACAGAACTGGAGGCAGGCTGGAAGCAGCTTAAGCGAACGGTAGATGCCCCAGCAGACGCCTTGTCGGTCATTGTCGAGTTAGGTATAAGGTGGACGAAAGAAGGAGCCGTGAAATGGCGTAATCCTTCCGTTGTCCAATCGAGGTCGATTCAGCATCGGAAAGTGAAGTTGGCTACCACCTATCTGCAGCGGCATGACGATTTAACGGCAAATTTGAACGCCATGCTCGATGTTATCGATCGGGCTGGCAAGCAGCAGGCGGATATTATTTGCTTGAGCGAAGTGTACTACGATAGAGGCGTTTCACTGCCTTTTGATCAAATAGAAACGGTTCCCGGCACGCTAACGGATCTCATAGCCGATAAAGCCAGGGCAAACGAAGCTTATGTCATTCTGTGCATGAAGGAGAGAGAACGGGAGCTTCTTTATGTCACAGCCGTTCTCTTTGACCGTCAGGGGAATATTGCAGGAAAATATCGGAAGGTGCATATCCCCTTATGCGAAGCGGAGGAGGGGTTCTCGGCTGGCACGGAATATCCGGTATTCGAAACGGATTTTGGGAAAATCGGCATTCTCATCTGCTTCGACCTGATGTTTCCAGAAGCGACACGGATACTTGTTAAGGCTGGCGCGGAGATGATATTCAGCCCAACGCTCGGCGATGCTCAGATAAGGGCGAGAGCAAGGGCTGCCGATCACGGCGTCCATGTCATAATCAGCGGAGCCAATGAGCCGCAGTCAAGCCTCATCATCGATCCTCTGGGCGAAATCATTGCCGAAGCGAGCGATTCCTCGGAGGGCTTGTGTCTGGCCGATATCGATCTGGACCAGCGTCATTATGTCTATTGGCTTGACGTTGGGCCAGCCAATGGCGAGCCGCTGTATGTGTATGCCAATCAGCAGCGTACGGACACGTACCGAATTAGTTAG
- a CDS encoding YnfA family protein: protein MLLAIVIFILAGLAEIGGGYLVWLWLRESKPLWYGIIGGFILVLYGIIPTLQSFPSFGRVYAAYGGVFIVLAILWGWLVDKKSPDLYDWVGAAICLVGVSIILWAPRG, encoded by the coding sequence TTGCTGCTAGCTATCGTTATTTTCATCCTTGCCGGGCTCGCGGAGATCGGCGGCGGCTATTTGGTCTGGCTGTGGCTGCGCGAATCCAAGCCGCTCTGGTACGGCATTATCGGCGGATTCATCCTCGTTCTATATGGCATCATTCCGACGCTGCAGAGCTTCCCGTCCTTCGGCCGCGTGTATGCCGCGTACGGCGGCGTATTCATCGTACTCGCTATCCTTTGGGGATGGCTGGTCGATAAGAAATCGCCGGACCTGTACGATTGGGTCGGAGCGGCAATCTGCCTCGTCGGCGTCTCCATTATCCTTTGGGCACCGCGCGGCTAG
- a CDS encoding cold-shock protein — MEKGTVKWFNAEKGFGFIQRENGEDVFVHFSAIQGEGFKSLDEGQHVEFNVVKGQRGPQAENVVKL, encoded by the coding sequence ATGGAAAAAGGCACTGTCAAATGGTTTAATGCGGAAAAAGGGTTTGGCTTTATTCAAAGAGAAAATGGAGAAGACGTATTCGTTCATTTCTCCGCCATTCAGGGCGAAGGCTTCAAATCGTTAGATGAAGGCCAACATGTTGAATTCAACGTTGTTAAAGGTCAACGCGGCCCTCAAGCCGAGAATGTTGTAAAACTGTAG
- a CDS encoding AAA family ATPase, which yields MLYIFGGLPGTGKSTLSAALASELRAAYLRVDVVEHAMRAAGVKVDGPEGYMVCYEIAKQNLRIGLEVIADTVNPIHITRQAWRSVAESLDIPFVEIEVVCSDEIEHRHRVTTRTTDIPGFTLPTWDEVEGRHYEAWDRDRIVIDTAHKSVDESLTELRELLGLKSKIVK from the coding sequence ATGCTGTATATTTTTGGCGGGTTGCCAGGCACCGGTAAGTCTACGTTATCCGCAGCGTTGGCCAGCGAGCTTCGGGCTGCGTATCTTCGGGTCGATGTCGTGGAACACGCTATGCGAGCTGCCGGTGTCAAGGTTGATGGGCCTGAGGGTTATATGGTGTGCTACGAAATTGCGAAGCAGAATCTCCGTATAGGCCTCGAAGTGATCGCGGACACGGTCAATCCCATTCACATTACACGCCAAGCTTGGCGCAGCGTGGCGGAGTCGCTCGATATTCCATTTGTTGAAATCGAAGTGGTCTGCTCCGACGAAATTGAACACAGGCATCGAGTCACTACGCGTACAACCGATATTCCCGGCTTTACGCTTCCCACGTGGGATGAGGTTGAGGGCAGGCATTACGAGGCTTGGGACCGCGATCGCATCGTGATCGACACGGCTCATAAATCTGTAGACGAAAGCTTGACCGAGTTAAGGGAACTGTTGGGTCTGAAGAGTAAAATCGTTAAATAA
- the rpiB gene encoding ribose 5-phosphate isomerase B has translation MKISLGCDHAGFHLKAAVAAQLQSLGCEVIDHGCHSADAVDFPDIARLVCDSVLKGEADRGIMVCGTGVGACIAANKIPGIRAAVCHDVHSAHQSVEHDDVNVMCTGAQIVGAWLANDLIASFIQATFSTEEQFRRRVEKLAVLEREAAQKSLL, from the coding sequence ATGAAAATTTCGCTTGGCTGCGATCATGCCGGATTTCATTTGAAAGCAGCGGTCGCTGCGCAGCTGCAGTCGCTTGGCTGCGAAGTGATCGACCATGGCTGTCACAGCGCGGATGCCGTTGATTTTCCGGACATTGCCCGGCTGGTCTGCGATTCGGTGCTGAAGGGCGAAGCCGATCGGGGCATTATGGTATGCGGCACTGGCGTTGGCGCATGTATCGCCGCAAACAAAATACCGGGCATTCGCGCAGCGGTCTGCCATGATGTTCATTCCGCGCACCAAAGCGTGGAGCATGACGACGTGAACGTGATGTGCACCGGCGCTCAAATCGTAGGCGCTTGGCTGGCGAACGATTTGATTGCCTCGTTCATTCAAGCCACGTTCAGTACCGAAGAGCAATTCCGCCGCAGAGTCGAAAAGCTGGCCGTCCTCGAACGCGAAGCCGCGCAGAAGTCATTACTCTAA
- the aac(2')-IIb gene encoding kasugamycin N-acetyltransferase AAC(2')-IIb — MTDREEVKPTANERMELHVEALFTHDQNGRLLAINEPWPGAAAAPRFFLGRSIEGTTLCRFRYDVPETLVAQIESLCADEPINGDIRTKPNDFNAYMDLLQGERFTMGPCYIIPSDAKPNMQVVSITRENIAAYRLDGFEWLTEEIEFVQPCIALVRESRVVSICRSVRITPRAHEAGLETLHAFRGRGYAAAVVAGWAMAVRKRGRIPLYSTSRENLASQKVASKLNLVFYGANFIVI; from the coding sequence ATGACTGACCGGGAAGAAGTCAAACCAACCGCCAATGAGCGGATGGAGCTCCATGTTGAGGCGCTGTTTACGCATGATCAGAACGGAAGGCTTCTCGCGATAAACGAGCCATGGCCGGGAGCTGCCGCAGCCCCTCGGTTTTTCTTGGGCCGCTCAATAGAGGGCACGACTCTCTGTCGTTTTCGGTACGACGTCCCGGAGACGCTTGTCGCTCAAATCGAGAGCTTATGTGCCGACGAACCGATCAACGGGGATATTCGGACGAAACCAAACGATTTCAACGCCTATATGGACCTCCTCCAAGGGGAACGATTCACGATGGGGCCATGTTATATCATACCCAGCGATGCCAAGCCGAACATGCAGGTGGTAAGCATCACCCGGGAAAATATAGCTGCATATAGGCTTGACGGTTTCGAATGGCTGACCGAAGAAATAGAATTTGTGCAGCCCTGTATTGCGTTAGTTCGCGAAAGCAGGGTCGTCTCGATCTGCCGCAGCGTTCGCATCACACCCAGGGCACATGAAGCAGGTCTGGAGACCTTGCATGCATTTCGCGGAAGGGGATACGCCGCCGCGGTTGTTGCCGGATGGGCAATGGCGGTGCGAAAGCGGGGAAGGATTCCGTTATATAGCACATCGAGGGAAAATCTTGCATCTCAAAAAGTAGCGAGCAAATTAAACTTAGTCTTTTATGGGGCCAATTTCATCGTTATCTAA
- a CDS encoding helix-turn-helix transcriptional regulator — MQTLLNQPHAAAPANKSAFDHSELEELCNSIISGVVDRFILQQEDTMPERMEKEAVAQESIAMFYQSLTTALMQMTGQAEFNYWHSKDRNQRKVEEALAYIDEHFEEDFGLAQVTDIMHCSSTYLNRLLKQYTGNTFYNLLTQKRIERSKQLLVLDGLTVNEISSAVGYTNVHSFIRAFKRSVGVTPGQFRETSLIANS, encoded by the coding sequence ATGCAAACGTTACTGAATCAGCCGCACGCGGCAGCTCCAGCGAACAAGTCAGCCTTTGATCACTCTGAACTGGAAGAGCTGTGCAATTCGATCATCAGCGGCGTTGTGGACCGATTCATCCTTCAGCAGGAGGATACGATGCCGGAACGGATGGAGAAGGAGGCGGTTGCCCAGGAATCGATCGCCATGTTTTATCAATCGTTAACGACGGCGCTCATGCAGATGACCGGTCAAGCGGAATTCAATTATTGGCACAGCAAGGACCGGAATCAACGCAAAGTGGAAGAAGCGCTCGCCTATATCGACGAGCATTTTGAAGAAGATTTCGGTTTGGCGCAAGTCACGGACATCATGCACTGTTCATCTACATACCTCAATCGTCTGCTGAAGCAATATACAGGCAACACGTTTTATAACCTCTTAACCCAGAAACGAATCGAGCGTTCGAAGCAGCTGCTGGTGCTGGACGGCCTAACGGTCAATGAAATCAGCAGCGCGGTCGGTTACACCAACGTGCACAGCTTCATTCGCGCTTTCAAAAGGAGCGTTGGCGTTACGCCAGGCCAGTTCCGGGAAACCAGCCTGATCGCGAACTCCTAG
- a CDS encoding amino acid permease, translated as MAMISLGGSIGTGLFLASGGAIHSAGPGGALLAYLIIGIMVYFLVTSLGEMATYMPVSGTFSTYATRFVDPSLGFALGWNYWYNWAITIAAELSAATLIIKFWLPDSPSFLWSALFLALMVGLNLLSVKGYGESEYWFAMIKIVTVVVFIAIGLLMIIGIWNGEAIGFSNFTAGEAPISGGWLAVLGVCMAAGFSFQGTELVGVAAGESENPRVNVPRAIRSVFWRILLFYILAIFVVGLLIPFTTDTLASDSVAASPFTVVFEKAGLSIAASVMNAVILSSVLSAGNSGMYASTRMLWVLAKEGKAPKLFATLNRRGIPVNALLATAAIGMLAFLASFFGDGQVYIWLLNASGMSGFIAWLGIAISHYRFRKAYVAQGRRVEDLPYRSLWYPFGPILAGIMCMIVIIGQSYSAFSDGQVDWTFLVASYVGIPFFLVLWLGYKLKYKTKVLKLEECDLETSVS; from the coding sequence ATGGCGATGATTTCACTCGGAGGTTCCATCGGAACCGGATTATTTCTAGCGAGCGGCGGGGCGATTCATTCGGCCGGGCCCGGCGGCGCGCTGTTAGCTTATCTCATTATTGGCATCATGGTATACTTTCTAGTCACAAGCTTGGGCGAAATGGCGACGTATATGCCGGTATCCGGTACGTTTAGCACGTATGCGACCCGCTTCGTCGATCCATCTCTTGGGTTCGCGCTTGGCTGGAACTATTGGTACAACTGGGCGATTACGATTGCGGCCGAGCTATCGGCGGCGACCTTGATTATAAAGTTTTGGCTGCCTGACAGTCCTTCATTCCTGTGGAGCGCGTTATTCCTTGCGCTGATGGTCGGTTTGAACCTGCTGTCGGTTAAAGGCTACGGCGAATCCGAGTATTGGTTTGCGATGATCAAAATCGTGACGGTCGTCGTATTTATCGCCATCGGCCTGCTCATGATTATCGGCATTTGGAACGGCGAAGCGATTGGCTTCAGCAACTTTACGGCAGGCGAAGCGCCGATTTCAGGCGGCTGGCTGGCCGTGCTCGGCGTATGCATGGCCGCAGGCTTCTCCTTCCAGGGCACGGAGCTTGTCGGCGTTGCCGCCGGCGAGTCCGAAAACCCGCGCGTCAACGTGCCCCGCGCGATCCGCAGCGTGTTCTGGCGCATTCTGCTGTTTTACATTTTGGCGATCTTCGTCGTCGGCTTGCTCATTCCGTTTACAACGGACACATTGGCCAGCGACAGCGTTGCGGCAAGTCCGTTTACGGTCGTGTTTGAGAAAGCCGGCCTCAGCATTGCGGCTTCCGTCATGAATGCCGTCATCTTGAGCTCCGTATTGTCGGCAGGCAACTCGGGCATGTACGCATCGACGCGGATGCTGTGGGTGCTGGCGAAGGAAGGGAAAGCGCCGAAGCTGTTCGCGACATTGAACAGAAGAGGCATCCCTGTCAATGCGCTGCTGGCTACAGCCGCAATCGGCATGCTGGCGTTTCTGGCTTCGTTCTTCGGCGATGGACAAGTCTACATCTGGCTGTTGAATGCATCCGGCATGTCCGGTTTCATCGCATGGCTGGGCATTGCGATCAGCCACTACAGATTCCGTAAAGCGTATGTCGCGCAAGGACGCCGCGTGGAGGATCTTCCATACCGCTCGCTCTGGTACCCGTTCGGCCCGATTTTGGCCGGCATTATGTGCATGATCGTCATTATCGGCCAAAGCTACAGCGCCTTCTCGGACGGACAAGTGGATTGGACATTCTTAGTCGCCTCTTACGTCGGCATTCCGTTTTTCCTGGTACTATGGCTCGGTTACAAGCTGAAATACAAGACAAAAGTGTTGAAGCTGGAGGAATGCGACCTCGAGACGTCGGTTTCATAA
- a CDS encoding ADP-ribosylglycohydrolase family protein translates to MNARISLKDKFYGCIAGAHVGAAMGAPVQGWRWQEIEEEFGALNKLLPYDRVWSRAAGTTESGIERQKLLITAICERQDRVTAEDVRAIWNSDLCREKAEKVMEPFDIGLLAVANSGIPARDLGKYCDYAGLNSFAGYCHPVGLINAGDVKNAIRDAFELGQLYQASRSYGVKWSGVTAAAIAAATKPGATIDSVIHDLFTHCDYSDVGAQIDGYKYGYLRDNVLEELEKGLKLTAGCQDFRELRQAFDQTYHGCGVPYGSSFANEVVTKAICIVKMVDANVHDAIIAGANMGRDTVCVTALAAGISGAISGGATLPASFVEQVDYATSLNKYSSNHRTIDAQAECLYQAFQTRLETINGLVAEMLV, encoded by the coding sequence ATGAACGCTAGAATTAGCTTAAAGGATAAATTTTATGGGTGTATAGCCGGTGCGCATGTCGGTGCGGCAATGGGCGCTCCTGTGCAAGGCTGGCGCTGGCAGGAGATTGAAGAAGAGTTCGGCGCGTTAAACAAGCTTCTCCCTTACGACAGAGTCTGGTCAAGGGCGGCAGGCACGACGGAGAGCGGCATCGAGCGGCAGAAGCTGCTCATTACGGCCATCTGCGAGAGACAGGATCGCGTGACGGCAGAGGATGTGCGCGCCATCTGGAACTCCGATCTATGCAGGGAGAAAGCCGAGAAAGTGATGGAGCCGTTCGATATCGGCTTGCTGGCCGTAGCGAACAGCGGCATTCCTGCGCGGGATTTGGGCAAATATTGCGATTATGCGGGGCTGAACAGCTTCGCAGGATACTGCCATCCGGTCGGCTTGATCAATGCCGGCGACGTCAAAAACGCGATCCGCGATGCGTTCGAGCTCGGACAGCTGTATCAGGCTTCAAGAAGCTATGGCGTAAAATGGTCCGGCGTTACGGCAGCGGCGATCGCGGCGGCAACCAAGCCGGGTGCGACGATTGACAGCGTCATTCATGATCTATTCACGCATTGCGACTATTCGGATGTCGGCGCGCAGATCGACGGCTACAAATATGGCTATTTGCGCGACAATGTGCTGGAAGAGCTGGAGAAGGGCTTGAAGCTTACGGCAGGATGCCAGGATTTCCGCGAGCTTCGGCAAGCGTTCGATCAAACCTACCATGGCTGCGGCGTTCCATACGGCAGCAGCTTCGCGAATGAGGTCGTGACCAAAGCGATCTGCATCGTAAAAATGGTCGACGCCAACGTGCATGACGCCATCATCGCCGGAGCGAATATGGGACGGGACACGGTCTGCGTAACGGCGCTTGCCGCAGGCATTTCAGGCGCGATCAGCGGGGGGGCCACGCTGCCCGCATCGTTCGTGGAGCAGGTCGATTACGCAACCAGCCTGAACAAATATAGCAGCAACCATCGGACGATCGACGCTCAGGCGGAGTGCTTGTACCAAGCTTTTCAAACGAGGCTGGAAACGATTAACGGTCTTGTTGCGGAGATGCTGGTATAA
- a CDS encoding RDD family protein: MQTEGELVLTWASYRRRIFGFMIDVGLLMASMIVIILALNVTGIDFSKLFFLLPLGLLLRDAFTNRSIGKRILGLYIVKSEDGAAPSKGSLVLRNVLLILGPIELLCSAVQKEGRRFGDLAAKTIVVSYEERPRKLRNTKKRLLLLTSGILVFFVITFGGTMLLLSSSGAFDAAKQASKLDADIRERVGEVTGFGFFPTGGIEISNGEGKASLRFRVKGTKGSVHVNSSLHKGNDGNWEVDVLRISD, encoded by the coding sequence ATGCAGACAGAAGGCGAATTAGTACTGACTTGGGCGTCGTATAGACGTAGAATTTTTGGTTTTATGATTGACGTGGGTCTGCTGATGGCGTCAATGATTGTCATCATACTAGCATTGAACGTAACTGGTATCGATTTTAGTAAATTGTTTTTCCTACTTCCATTAGGGCTGCTGCTGCGTGACGCATTCACAAACCGGAGTATTGGGAAACGCATTTTGGGGCTCTATATTGTAAAATCCGAAGATGGAGCGGCTCCTTCTAAAGGATCACTCGTGCTTCGGAACGTTCTTTTAATATTGGGCCCGATCGAATTATTGTGTTCAGCCGTACAAAAGGAAGGGCGTCGGTTCGGAGATTTAGCGGCAAAGACGATCGTCGTAAGCTACGAAGAGAGGCCTCGAAAGTTAAGAAACACAAAAAAACGGTTGCTTTTGCTCACCTCCGGCATCCTCGTATTTTTCGTGATTACGTTCGGCGGAACGATGCTTCTATTAAGCAGCTCGGGAGCTTTTGACGCAGCTAAACAAGCATCCAAGCTGGATGCCGACATTCGAGAACGAGTTGGAGAAGTTACTGGCTTTGGTTTCTTTCCGACCGGGGGGATTGAGATTTCAAACGGCGAAGGAAAAGCAAGTTTGCGATTTAGGGTTAAGGGAACAAAGGGCAGCGTGCATGTGAATTCCAGCCTCCACAAGGGCAATGACGGAAATTGGGAGGTCGACGTACTCCGTATTTCCGATTGA
- a CDS encoding nucleoside hydrolase yields MNRFANFRLDDGLMLKRLSHPVGRINMILDTDAFNEVDDQFALAYTLLSPEKINLLAVTAAPFFNWNSTSPGEGMEKSYIEIFNIFKLMDLKETPPVYRGSSHFMNDPEEHVPSEAVDRMIELALNAGDDPLYVVAIGAITNVASAIVKCPEIIGKIVVVWLGPNSYWWPTQDIFNVSQDYHASSIIYDSGVPLVVLPCHSVASHLLTSTYEIDACLRDRNKLGTYFSDLFHGRFERFGKNRPGWSKVLWDVSAIAWLLNEDWVPSVVRRTPILNPNFTYSNDDSRHFYKEAIDIDRSLVYIDMFEKLSGN; encoded by the coding sequence ATGAATAGATTTGCAAATTTTCGTCTTGACGACGGGCTTATGTTGAAGCGGCTTTCCCATCCGGTTGGCCGGATTAACATGATTTTGGACACCGACGCTTTCAATGAGGTAGACGACCAGTTTGCGCTGGCGTACACGCTGCTGTCGCCGGAAAAGATCAACCTGCTGGCGGTAACGGCCGCGCCGTTCTTCAACTGGAATTCGACCAGTCCCGGCGAAGGCATGGAGAAGAGCTATATCGAGATATTTAATATTTTCAAGCTGATGGATTTGAAAGAAACGCCGCCGGTCTACCGGGGCTCGTCGCATTTCATGAACGATCCGGAGGAACATGTTCCGAGCGAGGCCGTAGACCGCATGATCGAGCTGGCATTGAATGCCGGAGATGATCCGCTCTACGTCGTCGCGATCGGCGCCATTACGAACGTCGCTTCCGCCATCGTCAAATGTCCGGAAATCATCGGCAAAATCGTCGTCGTATGGCTCGGGCCGAATTCCTATTGGTGGCCGACGCAGGATATTTTCAACGTATCGCAGGACTATCACGCATCCAGCATCATCTATGACAGCGGCGTGCCGCTCGTCGTTTTGCCTTGTCACAGCGTAGCGTCGCATCTGCTAACTTCGACTTACGAGATTGACGCCTGCTTGCGCGACCGGAACAAGCTCGGCACCTATTTCAGCGATTTGTTCCATGGCCGGTTCGAACGTTTCGGCAAAAACCGTCCCGGCTGGTCCAAGGTGCTGTGGGATGTCTCGGCGATCGCTTGGCTGCTCAACGAGGACTGGGTGCCTTCGGTCGTGCGCCGAACGCCGATTCTAAATCCGAACTTCACGTACTCCAACGACGACAGCAGGCATTTCTACAAAGAAGCGATCGACATCGACCGCAGCCTCGTCTATATCGATATGTTCGAGAAGCTCTCCGGAAATTGA